Proteins co-encoded in one Bacillus paramycoides genomic window:
- the iolC gene encoding 5-dehydro-2-deoxygluconokinase, which produces MNPLIFKEDCPLDLIAVGRLCVDLNANETQRPMEETRTFTKYVGGSPANIAIGAARLGLQTGFIGKVSDGQMGRFITGYLKDNNINTDQICIDRTGAVTGLAFTEIKSPEDCSILMYRDNVADLNLDPTEVSEDYIKQSKALLISGTALAKSPSREAVFLALEYARKHDVVVFFDVDYRPYTWQSEAETAVYYNLAAEKSDVIIGTREEFDMMEKLLNYEKSNDQVTAERWFSHHAKIVVIKHGGDGSIAYTRDGQSHRGGIFKTKVLKTFGAGDSYASAFIYGLMQGLEIPQAMRLGGASASIVISKHSCSDAMPTRAEISAFMETAEELV; this is translated from the coding sequence ATGAATCCACTTATTTTTAAAGAAGATTGTCCATTAGACCTTATTGCAGTTGGACGTTTATGCGTTGATTTAAATGCTAATGAAACACAACGTCCTATGGAAGAAACAAGAACGTTTACTAAATATGTAGGAGGTTCTCCTGCGAATATTGCGATTGGTGCTGCACGTCTTGGCTTACAGACAGGGTTTATCGGTAAAGTGTCCGATGGCCAAATGGGCCGCTTTATTACTGGGTACCTAAAGGACAACAATATTAATACAGATCAGATATGTATAGATCGTACAGGTGCAGTGACAGGTTTAGCATTTACAGAAATTAAAAGCCCTGAAGATTGCAGTATTTTAATGTACCGCGACAATGTCGCAGACTTAAACCTTGATCCAACAGAGGTATCAGAGGACTATATTAAACAATCAAAAGCACTCTTAATTTCAGGAACAGCTTTAGCGAAAAGTCCTTCTCGCGAGGCGGTATTTTTAGCACTAGAATATGCGCGTAAGCATGATGTAGTTGTATTTTTTGATGTGGATTACCGCCCTTATACATGGCAGTCAGAAGCTGAAACGGCTGTGTATTACAATCTAGCAGCTGAAAAATCTGATGTCATTATTGGAACGCGTGAAGAATTCGATATGATGGAAAAACTATTAAACTATGAAAAATCGAATGACCAAGTTACGGCTGAAAGATGGTTTTCTCATCATGCGAAAATCGTTGTAATTAAACATGGCGGGGATGGCTCAATCGCTTATACGAGAGACGGTCAATCTCACCGAGGCGGTATCTTTAAAACAAAGGTGTTAAAGACGTTTGGCGCTGGCGACTCGTATGCATCTGCGTTTATTTATGGCTTAATGCAAGGGCTTGAGATCCCTCAAGCGATGCGATTAGGAGGCGCTTCTGCTTCAATCGTTATTTCTAAACATAGCTGTTCTGATGCAATGCCAACAAGGGCAGAGATTTCTGCATTCATGGAAACGGCTGAGGAATTGGTATAG
- a CDS encoding CoA-acylating methylmalonate-semialdehyde dehydrogenase: MTVQTAQIVKNYIGGEWVESISTKMEAVYNPATGEVIAQVPLSTKEDVEQAVLAANEAFKSWSKTAVPKRARILFKYQQLLVDNWEELAKLITIENGKSYNEAYGEVLRGIECVEFAAGAPTLMMGKQLPDIATGIESGMYRYPIGVIGGITPFNFPMMVPCWMFPLAIACGNTFVLKPSERTPLLAARLAELAAEAGIPKGVLNIVNGAHDVVNGLLEHKLVKAISFVGSQPVAEYVYKKGTENLKRVQALAGAKNHSIVLNDANLELATKQIISAAFGSAGERCMAASVVTVEEEIADQLVGRLVEEANKIVIGNGLDEDVFLGPVIRDNHKERTIGYIDSGVEQGATVVRDGREDTAVKGAGYFVGPTIFDHVTKEMKIWQDEIFAPVLSIVRVKSLDEAIEIANESRFANGACIYTDSGASVRQFRETIESGMLGVNVGVPAPMAFFPFSGWKDSFYGDLHANGTDGVEFYTRKKMLTSRWEK, translated from the coding sequence ATGACAGTACAAACAGCACAAATTGTAAAAAACTACATTGGCGGCGAATGGGTAGAATCCATTTCAACTAAGATGGAAGCTGTATATAATCCAGCAACAGGAGAAGTAATCGCTCAAGTACCACTTTCAACAAAAGAAGATGTTGAACAAGCTGTATTAGCAGCAAATGAAGCGTTCAAATCTTGGTCTAAAACTGCTGTGCCAAAACGCGCTCGTATTCTATTTAAATATCAACAATTACTAGTAGATAACTGGGAAGAGTTAGCGAAACTTATTACGATTGAAAACGGAAAAAGCTATAACGAGGCTTACGGTGAAGTTCTTCGTGGTATTGAGTGCGTGGAGTTTGCTGCGGGTGCCCCTACATTAATGATGGGAAAACAATTACCTGATATTGCAACAGGTATTGAGTCTGGTATGTATCGTTACCCAATTGGTGTTATAGGCGGCATTACACCTTTTAACTTCCCAATGATGGTTCCATGCTGGATGTTCCCACTTGCAATTGCTTGTGGTAATACATTTGTATTAAAACCTTCAGAGCGTACACCACTTCTAGCAGCAAGATTAGCAGAATTAGCTGCAGAAGCAGGCATACCAAAAGGTGTATTAAATATTGTAAATGGTGCTCACGATGTAGTAAACGGTCTTCTTGAACATAAATTAGTGAAGGCAATTTCATTTGTAGGTTCTCAGCCTGTCGCAGAATATGTATACAAAAAAGGTACAGAAAACTTAAAACGCGTGCAAGCATTAGCAGGTGCGAAAAACCATTCCATTGTATTAAATGATGCGAATCTTGAGCTAGCGACAAAGCAAATTATTAGTGCTGCATTCGGTTCAGCAGGTGAGCGTTGTATGGCGGCTTCTGTTGTAACAGTAGAAGAAGAAATTGCAGATCAATTGGTTGGAAGGCTAGTAGAAGAAGCGAACAAAATTGTCATCGGCAATGGTCTTGATGAAGATGTGTTTTTAGGACCAGTTATTCGTGATAACCATAAAGAGCGCACAATTGGTTACATCGATTCAGGTGTAGAACAGGGCGCTACAGTAGTTCGTGATGGACGCGAAGATACAGCTGTAAAAGGAGCTGGTTACTTCGTTGGGCCAACAATTTTTGACCATGTTACAAAAGAAATGAAAATCTGGCAAGATGAGATTTTTGCTCCTGTTTTATCTATTGTTCGTGTGAAATCATTGGATGAAGCAATTGAAATTGCAAATGAGTCTCGCTTTGCAAATGGAGCTTGTATTTATACAGATAGCGGGGCAAGTGTACGTCAATTCCGTGAAACTATTGAATCAGGTATGTTAGGTGTGAATGTTGGGGTTCCGGCGCCAATGGCATTCTTCCCGTTCTCTGGTTGGAAAGACTCTTTCTATGGTGATCTTCATGCGAACGGTACTGACGGCGTTGAGTTTTATACAAGAAAGAAAATGCTTACATCTCGTTGGGAAAAGTAA
- the iolD gene encoding 3D-(3,5/4)-trihydroxycyclohexane-1,2-dione acylhydrolase (decyclizing), with product MQTVRMTTAQALVKFLNEQYVEFDGKQQKFIKGIFTIFGHGNVVGLGQALEEDAGELEVYQGRNEQGMANTAMAFAKQKHRKQIMACTSSVGPGSANMITPAATASANNIPVLLLPGDVFATRQPDPVLQQIEQTHDLSISTNDAFRAVSKYWDRINRPEQLMTAMIQAMRVLTNPADTGAVTICLPQDVQGEAWDFPSYFFQKRVHRIERRLPTKASLADAVEMIKRKKKPVMICGGGVRYAEAAEELKQFAETFHIPFGETQAGKSAIESSHPYNLGGIGVTGNVAANTIAKEADLVIGIGTRFTDFTTASKQLFQNEEVEFLNINISEFHANKLDALKVIADAKEALLTLIDELQVIDYRSSYTVEIADAKEAWETELSRLHNIRFTGQDFTPEVEGHFNGNLNEYVDALGSQLTQTAVIGQINTLLDEDAIIVGAAGSLPGDLQRMWASRKPNTYHMEYGYSCMGYEVAGALGAKIAEPSKEVYAMVGDGSYQMLHSELVTSLQENKKINVLLFDNSGFGCINNLQMGNGMGSFGTEFRYRNQETRKLDGAIMKIDFAASAAGYGVKTYHVTSLEQLREALIDAKKQTVSTLIDIKVLPKTMTNGYESWWHVGVAEVSKSQSVQAAYESKVSNLQQARSY from the coding sequence ATGCAAACTGTTAGAATGACGACGGCGCAAGCATTGGTGAAATTTTTGAACGAGCAGTATGTAGAGTTTGATGGAAAGCAACAAAAGTTTATTAAGGGAATCTTTACGATTTTTGGTCATGGAAATGTAGTAGGCCTAGGTCAAGCTTTAGAAGAAGACGCTGGGGAATTAGAAGTTTACCAAGGGAGAAATGAACAAGGAATGGCAAATACTGCGATGGCTTTTGCAAAACAAAAACATAGAAAACAAATTATGGCATGTACTTCTTCTGTTGGTCCTGGATCAGCAAATATGATTACTCCTGCAGCAACAGCTTCTGCAAATAATATTCCCGTTTTATTACTTCCAGGAGATGTATTTGCAACGAGACAACCTGATCCTGTTCTTCAACAAATTGAACAAACACATGACTTATCTATTTCTACGAATGATGCTTTTCGTGCAGTAAGTAAGTACTGGGACCGGATAAATCGTCCTGAACAATTGATGACAGCTATGATTCAAGCGATGCGTGTTTTAACGAATCCGGCAGATACAGGAGCTGTCACAATTTGTTTACCACAAGATGTCCAAGGAGAAGCATGGGATTTTCCAAGTTACTTCTTCCAAAAGCGTGTTCACCGTATTGAACGCCGTCTACCTACAAAAGCCAGCTTAGCGGATGCAGTGGAAATGATTAAGAGAAAGAAAAAGCCAGTTATGATTTGCGGTGGTGGTGTAAGATACGCAGAAGCGGCAGAAGAACTTAAACAGTTTGCTGAAACATTCCACATTCCATTTGGAGAAACACAAGCTGGAAAAAGTGCAATTGAAAGTAGTCACCCATATAATCTAGGCGGCATTGGGGTAACGGGAAATGTAGCAGCTAATACAATTGCAAAGGAAGCGGATCTTGTTATTGGGATCGGGACGAGATTTACTGATTTTACAACGGCATCTAAACAATTATTTCAAAATGAGGAAGTTGAGTTTTTAAACATCAATATTTCAGAATTCCATGCGAATAAGCTGGATGCATTAAAGGTTATAGCAGATGCGAAAGAAGCGCTTCTTACTCTAATAGATGAACTGCAAGTAATTGATTATCGATCTAGTTATACAGTAGAAATTGCTGATGCAAAAGAGGCTTGGGAAACAGAATTATCACGTCTACATAATATTCGCTTTACAGGTCAAGATTTCACACCAGAAGTAGAAGGGCATTTCAATGGGAATTTAAATGAGTATGTAGACGCACTTGGTTCACAATTAACACAGACTGCAGTCATTGGACAAATCAATACATTACTTGATGAAGATGCAATTATCGTTGGAGCAGCAGGAAGTCTTCCAGGTGATTTACAAAGAATGTGGGCATCAAGAAAACCAAATACATATCACATGGAGTATGGATACTCTTGCATGGGCTATGAGGTTGCGGGCGCACTAGGTGCAAAGATAGCTGAACCATCGAAGGAAGTATATGCAATGGTAGGGGATGGTAGTTACCAGATGCTTCATTCTGAGCTTGTCACAAGTCTTCAAGAAAACAAAAAAATTAATGTCTTATTGTTTGATAACTCCGGATTTGGTTGCATTAATAACTTACAAATGGGCAATGGAATGGGGAGCTTTGGAACAGAGTTTCGCTACCGAAACCAGGAAACTCGTAAATTAGACGGGGCAATTATGAAAATTGATTTTGCAGCTAGCGCAGCTGGATATGGTGTGAAAACATATCATGTTACATCACTAGAACAATTACGGGAAGCGCTTATAGATGCGAAAAAACAAACAGTTTCTACATTAATTGATATTAAAGTATTACCAAAAACAATGACAAATGGATACGAGTCATGGTGGCATGTAGGTGTTGCAGAAGTATCTAAAAGTCAAAGTGTACAAGCTGCGTACGAGAGTAAAGTAAGTAACTTGCAACAGGCAAGGTCTTATTAG
- the iolE gene encoding myo-inosose-2 dehydratase, with protein MFKENTIKLGIAPIAWTNDDMPELGAENTFEQCISEMALAGFNGSEVGNKYPRNTVVLKKFLELRNLEIASAWFSTFLTTQPLEETVEEFIKHRNFLHDLGAKVIVVSEQGHSIQGLMDVPLFKNKPVFTEEEWDKLADGLHHLGKLAQEKGLHIVYHHHMGTGVQTTAEIEKLMDMTDPALVSLLFDTGHLVFSGEEPLYILKKYLPRIKHVHLKDIRQEVVDAVKENELSFLQAVKNGAFTVPGDGVIGFDEVFTILANSDYQGWFVVEAEQDPALANPFEYALKARKFIQEKAGL; from the coding sequence ATGTTCAAAGAAAATACAATTAAGCTTGGAATTGCACCAATTGCTTGGACAAATGATGATATGCCGGAGCTAGGAGCAGAAAATACGTTTGAACAATGTATTAGTGAGATGGCACTAGCTGGATTTAATGGAAGTGAAGTAGGGAATAAATATCCGAGAAATACAGTTGTATTAAAAAAATTTTTGGAATTACGAAACTTGGAAATTGCTAGTGCATGGTTTAGTACGTTTTTAACAACGCAGCCGCTTGAAGAGACGGTAGAAGAATTTATTAAGCATAGGAATTTCTTGCATGACCTGGGTGCAAAAGTCATCGTTGTTTCAGAGCAAGGGCATAGTATTCAAGGGTTAATGGATGTACCACTATTTAAAAATAAGCCTGTTTTTACAGAAGAAGAGTGGGATAAGCTTGCGGATGGATTACATCACCTCGGTAAATTAGCTCAGGAAAAGGGGCTACATATTGTATACCATCACCATATGGGTACGGGTGTTCAAACAACGGCAGAAATTGAAAAGTTAATGGACATGACTGATCCAGCGCTTGTATCTCTGCTTTTTGATACAGGTCATCTTGTTTTTTCAGGAGAAGAGCCACTTTATATTTTGAAGAAATATTTACCTCGTATTAAACACGTACATTTAAAAGATATTCGTCAAGAAGTAGTAGATGCTGTAAAGGAAAACGAATTGAGCTTCTTACAGGCAGTGAAGAATGGGGCATTTACAGTCCCTGGGGATGGCGTAATTGGATTTGATGAAGTGTTTACTATCCTTGCAAACTCTGATTATCAAGGGTGGTTTGTGGTAGAAGCAGAGCAAGACCCAGCTTTAGCGAATCCTTTTGAATACGCATTAAAAGCCCGAAAATTTATACAAGAAAAAGCAGGTCTGTAA
- a CDS encoding class II fructose-bisphosphate aldolase, with amino-acid sequence MLLVQMKDILIKANQENYGVGAFSVANMEMVMGAIKAAEELSSPLILQIAEVRLNHSPIHMFGPVMVAAAKKATVPVAVQLDHGMTFEKIKETLEIGFSSVMFDGSHYPLEENIQKTQEIVELAKQYDATVEAEIGRVGGSEDGLEDIEMLLTSTTEAKRFAEETDVDALAVAIGNAHGMYNGDPNLRLDRLQEINEVVHIPLVLHGGSGISPEDFKQCIQHGVRKINVATATFQNVITAVNTAVLNTPYADYFTYHQDVIRAAYENVKSHMQIFGSENRA; translated from the coding sequence ATGCTGTTAGTTCAAATGAAAGATATTTTAATTAAAGCAAATCAAGAGAATTATGGGGTTGGAGCTTTTAGTGTCGCTAATATGGAAATGGTAATGGGAGCTATTAAAGCAGCTGAAGAGTTAAGTTCGCCGCTTATTCTACAAATTGCAGAAGTTCGTTTGAATCATTCGCCAATTCATATGTTTGGTCCGGTGATGGTAGCTGCGGCGAAAAAAGCGACTGTTCCAGTAGCAGTTCAACTTGATCACGGGATGACGTTTGAAAAGATTAAAGAGACGTTAGAGATTGGTTTTAGCTCGGTTATGTTTGATGGCTCTCACTATCCGTTAGAAGAGAATATACAAAAGACACAAGAGATTGTAGAACTTGCGAAACAGTACGATGCGACGGTAGAGGCTGAGATTGGCAGAGTTGGTGGTAGTGAGGACGGATTAGAAGATATTGAAATGTTGCTGACAAGCACTACAGAAGCAAAACGATTTGCAGAAGAAACAGACGTTGATGCGTTAGCTGTTGCAATTGGAAATGCGCATGGTATGTACAATGGTGATCCTAATTTACGATTAGACCGCCTACAAGAGATAAATGAGGTAGTCCATATCCCACTCGTTTTACATGGTGGCTCAGGCATTAGTCCAGAGGATTTCAAGCAATGTATTCAGCATGGTGTTCGAAAAATTAATGTAGCAACAGCCACATTTCAGAATGTAATTACTGCGGTTAACACTGCCGTCCTAAATACTCCGTATGCAGATTACTTTACGTACCACCAGGATGTTATTAGGGCTGCATACGAAAACGTTAAAAGTCATATGCAAATATTCGGAAGTGAAAACAGAGCATAA
- a CDS encoding 5-deoxy-glucuronate isomerase codes for MLGKLGELNEGYNILTEMNGQCSDMLMDIGIYKMPNGKEELLFDNKNETAVLLLEGAIRLEWEGMEQVIQRQSVFEENPWCLHVSKSVKVTITALSDSEVLVQKTDNDQEFASKLYTPNECQSVVAGGGVWEGTAQRVIRTIFDYNNAAYSNMVVGEVISYPGRWSSYPPHHHDQPEVYYYRFNKPQGFGCAMVGEDAYRVVHNSFITIPGELDHPQATAPGYAMYFCWMIRHLENNPWNDRIMEEDHKWLLEPNAKI; via the coding sequence ATGTTAGGAAAATTGGGTGAATTAAATGAAGGATATAATATATTAACAGAAATGAACGGTCAATGCAGTGATATGTTAATGGATATAGGCATATATAAGATGCCTAATGGGAAAGAAGAGTTGCTATTTGATAATAAGAATGAAACAGCGGTTCTTTTACTGGAAGGGGCAATACGTTTAGAGTGGGAAGGAATGGAACAAGTTATTCAAAGACAGTCTGTGTTTGAAGAAAACCCTTGGTGCTTACATGTATCTAAAAGTGTGAAGGTTACAATTACTGCTCTTTCAGATAGTGAAGTGCTTGTTCAAAAAACAGATAATGATCAAGAATTTGCGTCTAAGTTATATACTCCAAATGAGTGTCAAAGTGTTGTAGCTGGAGGTGGAGTATGGGAGGGAACGGCGCAGCGTGTTATTCGTACGATTTTTGACTATAACAATGCAGCATATTCTAATATGGTAGTAGGAGAAGTTATTTCTTATCCAGGGCGATGGTCCAGTTATCCACCTCATCACCATGATCAACCGGAGGTATATTATTATCGCTTTAACAAGCCACAGGGATTTGGATGTGCAATGGTTGGTGAGGATGCTTATCGCGTTGTACATAATAGCTTTATTACAATTCCAGGTGAACTAGACCATCCACAAGCAACGGCGCCTGGATATGCCATGTATTTTTGTTGGATGATTCGACATCTTGAGAATAATCCATGGAATGATCGTATCATGGAGGAAGACCACAAGTGGTTATTAGAACCAAACGCGAAAATTTGA
- a CDS encoding bifunctional metallophosphatase/5'-nucleotidase: MQKMKWKNYLCYFVILILLGTAVTVKPSISKAEESDVNITLLGTADIHGRFMPWDYALDGANTSGSLTQLYTVIKKVRQENPNTILVDAGDTIQGNSVELFNNQPQSPMMVAMNAMGYDAWAFGNHEFNFGLDTLKKVSEQYKGKTLAGNIYKESGERFLPAYTIVEKGGIKVGIIGMNTPMISDFEKGTDHLDGLVVKNPVEETKKVIKELEGKVDVMVGVMHMGLENENGIPGTGVQDIANACPELSAIFAAHMHKLVKKEVVNGVIITEPDKYGTHISRIDLNFTKQDGKLVLKDKTATAIPVKNTDGTTVVSDPALEDTLTPFHAYARGDANVVVAQLKGRNLVPENEIKGIPSVQIQETPLSDFFHEVMLYYSKADVVAHQIDNDNARLDVGPIKKKDIAYNYQYALGEITVYKVTGKDLKDYMEWAAGYFNSSRPGDVTVSFDKTRRASKYSTNDFFGGVKYEIDLTKPYGSRITNLRSIRTNKPIKTNDVMTLGMNAYRMEALQAKGGALEGRKFEQIWSSKQENAFGETGGTIRNLAITYLKEVKNGVYTPKVMHNWKITGVNTNSSEHKAVVDLVNKGILEIPKTEDGKYTNIASINTKDSITKEEIIVLSQKANINPNQFKHIKTKGEFYKKFSEIVKKI; encoded by the coding sequence ATGCAAAAAATGAAATGGAAGAACTATTTATGTTATTTTGTTATTCTTATACTTCTTGGAACAGCAGTAACAGTCAAACCATCTATCTCAAAAGCTGAGGAATCTGATGTTAACATTACATTGTTAGGTACTGCCGATATTCATGGTAGGTTTATGCCTTGGGATTATGCGCTTGATGGTGCAAATACGAGTGGAAGTTTAACGCAGCTTTATACGGTTATAAAGAAGGTACGTCAAGAAAATCCAAATACCATATTAGTAGATGCTGGGGATACAATTCAAGGAAACTCAGTAGAGTTATTCAATAATCAGCCACAATCGCCAATGATGGTAGCGATGAATGCAATGGGGTATGATGCTTGGGCATTTGGAAATCATGAATTTAACTTTGGATTAGATACATTGAAAAAAGTTAGTGAGCAATATAAGGGAAAGACATTAGCAGGAAATATTTATAAGGAAAGTGGAGAGCGTTTTCTTCCTGCATATACGATTGTTGAAAAAGGTGGAATTAAAGTCGGGATTATTGGTATGAATACACCAATGATTAGTGATTTTGAAAAAGGGACAGATCATTTGGATGGTTTAGTGGTGAAAAATCCAGTAGAAGAGACAAAGAAGGTCATTAAAGAGTTAGAAGGTAAAGTAGATGTAATGGTAGGCGTTATGCATATGGGACTAGAAAATGAGAATGGAATCCCTGGTACTGGGGTTCAAGATATTGCGAATGCTTGTCCGGAACTAAGCGCTATTTTTGCAGCTCATATGCATAAGCTTGTTAAAAAAGAAGTTGTAAATGGTGTCATTATTACAGAACCAGATAAATATGGAACACATATCTCACGTATTGACCTTAATTTTACAAAGCAAGATGGAAAGCTGGTTCTAAAAGATAAAACTGCTACCGCTATACCTGTAAAAAATACTGATGGAACAACAGTAGTATCTGATCCTGCACTTGAAGACACACTGACACCTTTTCACGCGTATGCGAGGGGAGATGCAAATGTTGTAGTCGCTCAATTAAAGGGGAGAAACCTTGTTCCTGAAAATGAAATAAAGGGTATTCCAAGTGTGCAGATTCAAGAGACACCTTTATCAGATTTCTTTCATGAAGTCATGCTCTACTACAGCAAAGCAGATGTAGTAGCCCATCAAATTGATAACGATAATGCCCGTTTGGATGTAGGTCCTATTAAGAAAAAAGATATTGCATATAATTATCAATATGCTTTGGGTGAAATTACGGTATATAAGGTAACTGGAAAAGACTTAAAAGACTATATGGAATGGGCAGCGGGGTACTTTAACTCATCTCGTCCTGGAGATGTAACAGTTAGCTTCGATAAAACCCGTCGTGCGTCTAAATACAGTACGAACGATTTCTTTGGAGGCGTAAAATACGAAATTGACTTAACAAAACCATATGGAAGTAGAATTACAAATTTACGTTCTATTCGTACAAATAAACCAATCAAAACGAACGATGTTATGACGCTGGGAATGAATGCATATAGAATGGAGGCTCTTCAGGCAAAAGGTGGAGCTTTAGAGGGGCGTAAGTTTGAACAAATTTGGTCATCTAAACAAGAGAATGCATTCGGGGAAACTGGTGGAACCATTCGTAACCTTGCTATTACATATTTAAAAGAGGTAAAGAACGGTGTTTACACACCAAAAGTTATGCATAATTGGAAAATTACTGGTGTGAATACAAATTCTTCAGAGCATAAGGCTGTAGTGGATCTGGTGAATAAAGGGATATTAGAAATTCCAAAAACTGAAGATGGAAAATATACAAATATAGCCTCTATAAATACTAAAGATTCAATTACAAAAGAAGAGATTATAGTACTCTCACAAAAAGCAAATATTAATCCAAATCAGTTTAAGCATATAAAAACAAAAGGTGAATTTTACAAAAAATTTAGTGAAATTGTGAAAAAAATATAA
- a CDS encoding Phr family secreted Rap phosphatase inhibitor has translation MKKTKKVLFSTIIVSTLACSMISLNVSQHSSFNGGDTPAPTKLSVSGGVSIN, from the coding sequence ATGAAAAAAACAAAAAAAGTGTTATTCAGTACGATAATAGTAAGTACATTAGCATGTAGCATGATTAGTTTAAATGTATCACAACACTCTTCATTTAATGGTGGAGATACGCCAGCACCAACAAAACTGAGTGTCTCTGGTGGAGTATCTATTAATTAA
- a CDS encoding helix-turn-helix transcriptional regulator produces the protein MLHNKIVVCRAEKGWTQEELANRVGVSRQTIATLEKNKYNPSLILAFKIANAFEKLITDVFDYQEE, from the coding sequence TTGTTACATAATAAAATTGTAGTTTGTCGAGCAGAAAAGGGTTGGACTCAAGAAGAATTGGCAAATAGGGTTGGTGTTAGTCGACAAACTATTGCTACTCTTGAAAAGAATAAATATAACCCTTCTCTAATTCTTGCCTTTAAAATCGCAAATGCATTTGAAAAGCTAATAACTGACGTGTTCGATTATCAGGAGGAGTGA
- a CDS encoding M15 family metallopeptidase, translating into MRIKLVGIFTCMIVILGIFIVYTNQSIGKEPKKTNYETHENSINKEKNGTSNNIASSFASIQAVVNKEYGLPEDYQPEDLVVPNVPFSFSGTLEKSYLRKEAAEALEKLFDLAKLEGIQLNAVSGFRSYDYQKKLYANNVKRKGQEHTDRFSAKPGHSEHQTGLTMDVSSKSANNELELTFANTKEGKWLKENAHRAGFIIRYPKGKESITGYAYEPWHIRYVGDIAESIYKKKLTLEEYMNL; encoded by the coding sequence ATGAGAATTAAATTAGTAGGGATTTTTACTTGTATGATTGTGATACTTGGTATCTTTATCGTTTATACTAATCAATCTATTGGTAAAGAACCAAAAAAAACAAACTATGAAACTCATGAAAACTCCATAAATAAAGAGAAAAATGGTACTTCAAATAACATAGCAAGTTCTTTTGCTAGTATACAGGCTGTAGTTAATAAGGAATATGGATTGCCCGAAGATTATCAACCGGAGGATTTAGTTGTACCAAATGTACCATTCTCATTCAGTGGGACGTTAGAAAAGAGTTACCTTCGTAAAGAGGCAGCAGAAGCACTAGAAAAGTTATTTGATTTAGCAAAGCTAGAAGGAATCCAATTGAATGCTGTTTCAGGATTTCGCTCCTATGATTATCAAAAAAAACTATATGCAAACAATGTGAAAAGAAAAGGACAAGAGCATACAGATCGCTTCTCGGCAAAGCCTGGACATAGTGAACATCAAACGGGATTAACGATGGATGTTTCTTCTAAAAGTGCAAATAATGAGCTAGAGCTAACTTTTGCGAATACAAAAGAAGGAAAATGGCTGAAAGAAAATGCGCATCGTGCAGGTTTTATTATTCGTTATCCAAAAGGTAAAGAGAGTATTACTGGATATGCTTATGAACCGTGGCATATTCGCTATGTAGGAGATATTGCTGAAAGTATATATAAGAAAAAACTGACTTTAGAAGAATATATGAATCTGTGA
- a CDS encoding DUF3221 domain-containing protein, with protein sequence MFTKKQKLVTTVTALTLGCGFTFGLTPAFADSNKASVSTAPIHSIQKQEQDPFTGYVISVDNNYLVVASTSTKDEALAYQNDWWELVNQNKILRVPISDGENYTIGEQLNVYAAAWTKSLPPIAVMPKIEKVLQ encoded by the coding sequence ATGTTTACAAAAAAACAAAAATTAGTAACAACCGTAACAGCTTTAACATTAGGATGTGGATTTACTTTCGGATTAACACCGGCATTTGCAGATTCTAATAAGGCGTCTGTAAGCACTGCACCTATTCATTCTATTCAAAAGCAAGAACAAGATCCTTTTACTGGATATGTCATTTCAGTAGATAACAATTATTTAGTGGTAGCTTCTACATCTACAAAAGATGAAGCTCTCGCTTACCAAAATGATTGGTGGGAGTTAGTAAATCAAAATAAGATTTTAAGGGTTCCTATTTCAGATGGTGAAAATTACACTATAGGTGAACAGTTAAATGTTTATGCTGCTGCATGGACCAAATCTTTACCACCAATTGCTGTAATGCCTAAAATTGAAAAAGTACTTCAATAG